The following nucleotide sequence is from Nocardioides eburneiflavus.
CGGCGAAGGTCGGGTGGCTGTGGTGCCACCACTCGAAGTGGCGGTCCTGCGGCAGCTCGCCCTGCTGGGCCTCGTGCGTCTCCACCAGGTCAGCCTAGGCGGTCGACGACGTGCGACGACGGCGGGCACGCGGTGAGAGGGAATTCGACCGGGTGCCGCGGATCACGGATCGACCCGGATGACGTCCGGCATCGCCAGCGCCGCCCAGCGCCCGAGGTCGGGCGCCTGCCCGGTCAGGTCCGCCGCCACCAGCGTCCATGCGGTGCCGTGCCCGACGAGCACGACGTCCGCGCCGGCGTGCACCTCCAGCACCCCGCGTACGGCGGCGGCCACCCGCCTGCGGCAGTCGTCGAGGGGCTCCCACCCGTCGAGCGCCGGGCGGTCCGGGTGGTCGAACGCGCGCCGGACGGCTCCGGCGAAGTCCTCCACCCACTCCCCCGTGCGCTGGTGCTCGCGGAGGTCGGGCAGGACACCGACGTCGCCGTCGGTGAGGAGCTGGGCGGTCTGCACCGCCTTCGGCTCGGGGGAGGTGAGCCACGCTGCCCGCGCTGGCAGCCGA
It contains:
- a CDS encoding histidine phosphatase family protein; protein product: MTLHLVRHGRPLVTPGVPAAEWDLDPAAYDDVWALRASGRLPARAAWLTSPEPKAVQTAQLLTDGDVGVLPDLREHQRTGEWVEDFAGAVRRAFDHPDRPALDGWEPLDDCRRRVAAAVRGVLEVHAGADVVLVGHGTAWTLVAADLTGQAPDLGRWAALAMPDVIRVDP